One genomic window of Vibrio mangrovi includes the following:
- a CDS encoding ABC transporter permease yields MNSLYRMKAVMIKELRQLSRDRITFGMVVMIPLIQLLLFGFAINTNVRHVPVAVVDLSESTTGRMLTEAVRVTQVVDIKQHYATAKEAELAIHRGVVRAAMILPKDLDQRLTQGRVLGQWIVDGSDTMISSAVMGLQNMSLSGLGLQRNGLLKQSAEQTFHVALYYNPSRRSAVNIVPGLLGVILTMTMILFTSAAIVRERERGNLELLITTPIHSIELMVAKIVPYIFVGLIQVCIILGLGHLIFDVPINGDLSQILWGTLLFISASLTLGLMISTIATTQLQAMQMTVFILLPSILLSGFIFPYEGMPVIAQWISEVLPATHFMRMIRGIILRGADLLDLWRDTLWMAGFTLLGLLVASMRFKKSLD; encoded by the coding sequence ATGAATTCGCTATACCGGATGAAAGCAGTGATGATTAAAGAGCTGCGTCAGCTCTCCCGTGACAGGATTACTTTCGGGATGGTGGTGATGATCCCGCTGATTCAGTTGTTACTGTTTGGTTTTGCGATTAATACCAATGTCCGTCATGTTCCGGTTGCTGTCGTTGATCTCAGTGAAAGTACCACGGGCAGGATGTTGACTGAAGCCGTCCGGGTGACTCAGGTTGTGGATATTAAACAACATTATGCAACGGCTAAAGAAGCTGAGCTGGCGATTCACCGGGGCGTTGTCCGGGCAGCAATGATTTTGCCGAAAGATTTAGATCAACGTCTGACGCAGGGACGGGTGCTGGGCCAGTGGATTGTGGATGGATCCGATACGATGATTAGTTCTGCGGTGATGGGATTGCAGAATATGTCGCTGAGTGGCTTGGGATTGCAGAGAAATGGCCTTTTGAAGCAGTCAGCGGAGCAGACATTTCATGTCGCGCTGTATTACAACCCGAGCCGGCGCTCGGCAGTGAATATCGTGCCGGGATTACTGGGTGTGATCCTGACCATGACCATGATTCTGTTTACCAGTGCTGCGATTGTCCGGGAGCGGGAGCGCGGCAATCTGGAACTGTTGATTACCACCCCGATTCATTCCATCGAACTGATGGTGGCTAAAATCGTACCTTATATCTTTGTCGGTCTGATTCAGGTGTGCATTATTCTGGGGCTGGGCCATTTAATTTTCGATGTGCCGATTAACGGAGATCTCAGTCAGATTTTGTGGGGCACGTTGCTGTTTATTTCGGCGAGTCTGACTCTGGGACTGATGATTTCTACAATTGCGACGACTCAGTTGCAGGCGATGCAGATGACAGTTTTCATCTTACTGCCTTCGATTTTGCTGTCCGGGTTCATTTTTCCTTATGAAGGAATGCCAGTCATCGCACAATGGATTTCTGAAGTTTTACCGGCGACTCACTTTATGCGGATGATTCGGGGGATTATTTTACGGGGAGCCGATCTGCTCGACCTGTGGCGCGATACCTTATGGATGGCCGGATTTACCCTGCTTGGCTTGCTGGTTGCCTCCATGCGGTTTAAGAAATCTTTAGATTAA
- a CDS encoding ABC transporter ATP-binding protein, with protein MTTYAIEAENVVKRFGDFTAIEDIRLQIPKGYIYGFLGPNGCGKSTTIRVLTGLLHPTSGQVNVLGLDIPRESEQLRLKIGYMTQKFSLYDDLSVEENLQFIGQIFGMDRQRLRQRLTQQLQTYGLDQRRKQRVGGMSGGQKQRLSLAAATMHNPELLFLDEPTSAVDPENRREFWEQLFDLSDQGTTILVTSHYMDEAERCHRLAIMDSGRIRADGEPEQLMNDMGVNVVEVRANNLRTLKEHLLTFPQVRSAAQLGIRLRVLIYQDIVEPAMWLRSQIPELANAEIAVVRPSLEDVFVTVTGEGRQ; from the coding sequence GTGACAACCTATGCGATTGAGGCAGAAAACGTAGTGAAGCGCTTTGGGGATTTTACTGCGATTGAAGATATCCGGCTGCAAATACCGAAGGGATATATTTATGGTTTTTTAGGGCCGAATGGTTGTGGTAAATCCACGACAATCAGGGTGTTAACCGGCCTGTTGCATCCCACATCAGGACAAGTGAATGTGCTGGGGTTGGATATTCCCCGCGAATCTGAACAACTGCGGCTGAAAATCGGTTACATGACTCAGAAATTCTCACTCTATGATGATTTATCGGTTGAAGAGAACTTGCAGTTTATCGGACAGATCTTCGGTATGGATCGTCAGCGACTCAGACAGCGTCTCACCCAGCAGCTCCAGACATATGGATTGGATCAGCGTCGTAAGCAACGGGTCGGAGGCATGAGTGGCGGGCAGAAACAGCGCCTGTCGCTGGCGGCGGCAACAATGCATAACCCCGAACTCCTGTTTCTGGACGAGCCGACATCTGCCGTCGACCCGGAAAACCGCCGGGAGTTCTGGGAACAACTCTTTGATCTCTCTGATCAGGGAACGACCATTCTGGTGACATCCCACTATATGGATGAGGCCGAACGCTGTCACCGGCTGGCGATTATGGATTCCGGCCGGATTCGTGCCGACGGAGAGCCGGAGCAACTAATGAACGATATGGGTGTGAATGTTGTTGAAGTCCGGGCTAATAACCTCCGGACGTTAAAAGAACATCTGCTGACTTTTCCTCAGGTCCGTTCGGCAGCACAGCTGGGAATTCGTTTACGGGTTCTGATCTATCAGGATATTGTTGAGCCTGCTATGTGGCTGAGAAGCCAGATTCCTGAGCTGGCAAATGCAGAAATTGCAGTGGTCCGTCCCAGTCTGGAAGATGTTTTTGTCACAGTTACCGGGGAGGGACGGCAATGA